A region of Kribbella sp. NBC_01245 DNA encodes the following proteins:
- a CDS encoding right-handed parallel beta-helix repeat-containing protein, with amino-acid sequence MRLTRVLGLCATALVPAGLLAIPSVAQAATTSLYVDKTAACSDSGPGTATTPYCTIGKGVSRLAAGFTLYIGNGSYAETIKPVASGTAAAPITITKWSGRNPTIVGGSYYGANLTSRSYVILSGLTFAGTVADGIYVYKGDHLTITGNRVSGAGRPTSGKTAPGISIRGATSSVVSGNWVHHNNGTGIVLNAGATGITVTGNNSSFNAEGYRRNANGINVISPGNSILRNVAHTNEDSGIQFYTGGNNNLAALNVTYNNGDHGIDNLNVTGGRIIGNTVYRNCTSGINVEGSSGNFQVFNNIAADNAVYPAYNGISCARRAGNIGIFDSAPASTVVDHNLVWLTKAGKMYVFKSSYYSLAAMQAATHQESHGVQADPRFVGAGWWNLRLLAGSAAIDRGHSGVSGAQATDLEGRARYDDPATANTFAEGPRRYDDLGAYEFRP; translated from the coding sequence ATGAGACTGACCAGGGTTCTGGGACTGTGCGCCACAGCGCTGGTGCCGGCCGGTCTGCTGGCGATCCCCTCAGTCGCCCAGGCCGCGACCACGTCTCTGTACGTCGACAAGACCGCGGCATGCTCGGACTCCGGCCCGGGCACCGCGACGACGCCGTACTGCACGATCGGCAAGGGGGTGAGCCGGCTCGCGGCCGGCTTCACCCTGTACATCGGCAACGGGAGTTACGCCGAGACGATCAAGCCCGTCGCCTCCGGCACCGCGGCGGCGCCGATCACCATCACGAAGTGGTCGGGACGCAACCCGACCATCGTCGGCGGCTCCTACTACGGCGCCAACCTGACCAGCCGCAGCTACGTCATCCTCTCCGGACTGACCTTCGCCGGCACGGTAGCTGACGGCATCTACGTGTATAAGGGCGACCACCTCACCATCACCGGCAACAGAGTCAGTGGTGCGGGCCGCCCCACCTCGGGCAAGACAGCGCCCGGGATCAGCATTCGCGGCGCCACCTCCTCGGTGGTGAGCGGCAACTGGGTGCACCACAACAACGGCACCGGCATCGTGCTCAACGCCGGGGCCACCGGCATCACGGTGACCGGGAACAACTCGAGCTTCAACGCCGAGGGCTACCGGCGCAACGCGAATGGCATCAACGTGATCAGCCCCGGCAACTCCATCCTGCGCAACGTCGCCCACACCAACGAGGACTCCGGGATCCAGTTCTACACCGGCGGTAACAACAACCTGGCGGCGCTCAACGTCACCTACAACAACGGCGACCACGGCATCGACAATCTCAACGTCACCGGTGGCCGGATCATCGGCAACACCGTCTACCGCAACTGCACCTCGGGCATCAACGTCGAGGGCAGCTCGGGCAACTTCCAGGTGTTCAACAACATCGCCGCCGACAACGCCGTCTACCCCGCCTACAACGGCATCTCCTGCGCCCGGCGGGCCGGCAACATCGGGATCTTTGACTCCGCCCCGGCCAGCACCGTGGTCGATCACAACCTGGTCTGGCTGACCAAGGCCGGCAAGATGTACGTCTTCAAGTCGAGCTACTACTCGCTGGCCGCCATGCAGGCCGCGACCCACCAGGAGTCGCATGGCGTGCAGGCCGATCCTCGCTTCGTCGGGGCCGGCTGGTGGAACCTGCGGCTGCTGGCCGGGTCGGCCGCGATCGACCGTGGCCACTCCGGTGTCTCGGGTGCGCAGGCGACCGACCTCGAGGGCCGCGCGCGGTACGACGATCCCGCGACGGCGAACACCTTCGCCGAGGGACCGCGCCGGTACGACGATCTGGGCGCGTACGAGTTCCGGCCCTGA
- a CDS encoding sensor histidine kinase gives MSAISSRAPEPLTAPAVSVLRPGAALAVDLGLAAFVVAMVGLMVALPGREAAPFHWLFVALSLAYGLVMVWHARRRATALRQVEELAARQLAGLDREREFFRDASHAIRTPVTIARGHLELATGSELPDGVRQDLIVALQQLERMSALSNRLLALARLDAGEALRCQPTDLAELVGRIGRNWSASADRDWRIRNEPTGVVSLDPEWIALAVDALVENAVHFTADGGTITVGCQALDTTCTITVTDSGPGIDAEDLSKVFDRFWHRMPPNGQMGSGLGLSMAHATAAAHGGALAARNHPLGGAVFELTLPRPAQAT, from the coding sequence ATGTCGGCTATCAGCTCCAGAGCGCCTGAGCCGCTGACGGCGCCCGCCGTCTCGGTACTGCGCCCCGGGGCCGCGCTGGCGGTCGATCTCGGCCTGGCCGCGTTCGTCGTGGCGATGGTCGGGCTGATGGTGGCGCTGCCCGGGCGCGAAGCCGCTCCGTTCCACTGGTTGTTCGTCGCGCTCTCGCTGGCGTACGGGCTCGTGATGGTCTGGCACGCCCGGCGCCGGGCGACCGCGCTGCGACAGGTCGAGGAGCTGGCTGCGCGGCAGCTCGCCGGTCTGGACCGGGAGCGCGAGTTCTTCCGTGACGCCTCGCATGCCATCCGGACGCCGGTGACGATCGCTCGCGGCCACCTCGAATTGGCGACCGGGAGCGAACTGCCGGACGGCGTACGTCAGGACCTGATCGTCGCCCTCCAGCAACTGGAGCGGATGTCGGCCCTGTCGAACCGGCTGCTCGCACTCGCCCGGCTCGACGCGGGAGAGGCCCTACGCTGCCAACCGACCGATCTGGCCGAGCTCGTCGGGCGGATCGGCCGCAACTGGTCGGCGAGCGCCGACCGGGACTGGCGGATCCGCAACGAGCCGACCGGCGTCGTCTCGCTCGATCCCGAGTGGATCGCCTTGGCGGTCGATGCGCTGGTCGAGAACGCCGTGCACTTCACCGCCGACGGCGGCACGATCACTGTGGGCTGCCAAGCGCTCGACACGACCTGCACGATCACGGTGACAGACTCGGGGCCCGGCATCGATGCCGAGGATCTATCGAAGGTCTTCGACCGGTTCTGGCATCGGATGCCGCCGAACGGGCAGATGGGCAGCGGCCTGGGCCTGTCGATGGCACACGCGACCGCGGCGGCCCACGGCGGCGCGCTCGCGGCCCGCAACCATCCCCTCGGCGGCGCGGTGTTCGAACTCACCCTGCCGCGGCCCGCCCAAGCGACCTGA